In the Apis mellifera strain DH4 linkage group LG13, Amel_HAv3.1, whole genome shotgun sequence genome, tttcttgttgcaAATTCTCGCAATTTTGTGTAAAAATGTgtgcttttatatatttcaattttttatatatatacgctgtAAATTTGTCGTACGATTTATACGTGCAACACGAATTTCAGAGTGGAGTGATGCACTTTGTATCCGTGAGTGTGCACCTTTTGTTTGTGAaagattttgctttttttatcgttttcgaaaagaagaagaataattaaagataataaacgtATTGCACTTGTATCGATATAAGTGGAAATaatcgttatataaaataagtgcAATAGGTAATTTCTAAGTATTTTATGCATCATCCATttgataacaataaaaattcgtatttcaGACGACAAAGTGGACGTATCGATATTTCGAGAAGAAGAGGGTCGCTACTTAGCATCGTGTAAGACGATTTTGAATGAATGattgaacgaaaattttctttaatttgattaaaagtgatttaaaaaatataaaatttttatagcacTCGGTGATCCATTGATCAGAGGTTTGACAGAAGTTGCCAATAATCGTCCAAAAGATCCAGTTACTTATCTGGCTActtatttgtacaattttgcCAATAAAAGCAAGAGCAGCCCGCAGGAACaggtaaacaaaattttaaatataattttgaaacagtAAATAACGAATAGATTCTAATAGACTGGTATATCTTCAGGAACCTAATGTATTGATCATTCCTGATCGTCCCGAAGAAAACATAGAGAATATCGAGAATGAGAATGGAGATGAGGATGCTGGTTATCCACAAAGCCCGGGTTCAGATGTACCAGAATCAGCTTTTAGCAATCCTAATAgagtatgattttaattagcaactagtgtataatattaaatatatcaatatattgattaataaaatgaattcagGATGAGCATGGACAAAGCGTTATTCATTTCGCTGCCATTAGATCTTATCCAAAGGATGGTTTGTTCCATCTACTTCAAGAGAGTCAAGTTAACGTTGGTTTCAGAGACGAATTGTACAGGACGGCTAGAGATGTAGCTGAATTGGCAAATATTAGAGAAAATATCGACGAAATTGATCGTTACGTGGCTTATTTGGCAGCAAGAGGTTGGCaagatttaattctaaaaaaattttaaaaaatactatagATAAATCTAGAaagatctttttaatataaatcataaaaaaagaaatcaaaaagatTATGCGATAAATGTTATGTAACTTGTAATGTTTGTAAAAACAGGTGAAACAGAAAAATtagtagaattattattagaaggaTACGATCACATTTTGGATGTAGAAGATGAGGGTGTGAATATTGTAGACATTGCTGCGGAACGAGGACGAGAAGCGactatacaatttttacaatctatTCCAAATTATGTggtaaaatagaaaagtttattattatatttttaagaaatattagaagattaatatatctaagaaatatattattttttcatagacGCAACGCGAAGAAGTGCATCATGAAATCAGAACAGGCAATGTAGCAAGAGTgaaggaattattaaataaaaataacggtGGAGGGAAACTGTTGGCAATGGGAAAGAATTCAATGAGTAGATGCGCCCTTCACATTGCGGTACTTCGTGAAAATATAGAACTGGTCCAATACATTGCGAAAACGTATCCAGAAACTTTGCGTATCGGTgacaatgtaaaaattaatttaataaatcatttattttcaattcagttgtaaaaaaaaaaaagaaaaaaaaaagatctttgACACTCCATTTCAGTTGGAAAGAACAGCTTTACATTATGCAATGGGTTTACTAACTGTTGAAGAATTGAGTAATATTCTTATCAAAGCGGGTGCAAAACGTATAGTGAAGGATTTggtattatataagaaatttttatattctaacaaGTAGCTAATTaattcaacaataataatctataatattttgaaattttagaaatcacGGCAACCTTCCTATTATTTCATGAACAAATCAGACATAGAGAGActtcaagaagaagaagaaagtatgATCAAATAGATCCATTGGACGATGCTAATCACCGTGTAATTCGTTCACTTACACCTTTAAATATTTGTGCGTATGAAATATGACATACATTGAGAAAGAATAAAGCGTACATTCAAATaggagataaaataattaaatgtgcCACTTTCTATATGTCCTCTTGTGTATTGgaattattctatttgatcaatctttgatattcttttttctcaaggTATGTCTAATGTAATGTAACGAATGAATAGAAGCACTCTCCTGATCCCGTgtaaaaattacgattatataatgaatctaCGTCATGTAATATACATTAcagtattaataatacaaataataaaaatattcagtttttccgtatacatttcttttaattatcatcacgcaaattcttcttgttttgcttccatattttttcttttttctttttttttttttttttttttttttttactatctaCAAATCTTCAAGTAGATAAAAATGAAGGCAAAGGAGATAATTTTCTCCTTCGTTGTCTTAATGCATCTAAATATTGGTCGAAGAACGCTGTTCGCGATTAGCTTcagatatatatgttaatattcatTGTTAATATTCATCATAGAAGACGAACGTGAAAATGTGTATGTATCAAAGAATATTtgctagaaaatataattattttttatcagaatATCTACTATGCCGTAATGCGTGTAATATCATTCCAATTGTACGGTATATCCTGCACAAGGATATCCTACGAACGTACACGAATCTGCGATCCAAAGTAAGTATAATGATATTCTTTGTTTCATCCATCACTTctctataattctattttacttCGAGGCAATAGAAGTATTTAACCATATGATCATTCTTCAAACCATACAAATTTCCCAAGTTCCAATTATACGACGATTTTAATCACTGAAAAGATGTTGCATTTCTCTTACTGCTAATCTTCAGCTGACTCTGTGTTTTTCTACCAACATTGAATGCATCTTCCTCGACGTCCTCGGTGTCGTCGATGATTCGCTGCCATGGCGTAGGATTCACGTATGCTGGTTTAGCTTTTTGATGAGCTAATAGTAAgtggaaatttataatctcaagtaaatttttatcgttaaatcatacttttttttatgtagaaagaaataaaacaactAACGTAAAAGTCCTTGCGTGGCAGGCTTCGGTTTATTCTTCGCCATCTTGCGCCAATTTTCATAAGCTTTCGTGCTCTCCTCTaatctctttttcctctcttcttcgagttgttttcgtttcatttcctctttcttttgaCGTGCTACGGACCAACATCAGAGATAAGAGGAATTATCCgaggaataaaatgaaaaatatttctttacctttttcttcttccttctttttacgTGCCCATTGACGAAGATATAGAGTTTTCACAACAGCAGCTTTATCCTCGACCTCTTTTAGTTGTTTCTGTAACGTCAATTCTTTCTCGATAAcagctttcttcttctcctcttcctttttcttcttctcggaccattttaagaaattctctttctctcggaattctctttcttccttttcacgAGCCAGTTTTTCCGCCTCTATTTGCTTCTGTCTCTGAGCCtgttcttcctcctccttctttcgcCGCGCCATTTCTTGCTTTCTTCGTATCCACTCGCTGTAAGTGATCTTCTTGGCAAGATacgattcgttcgattttttctcCGATATTCTGATACTGGATACCGATGAGGTAGAAACTTGTACGATCCTATGTCCATTAAACGTGTATCTACGTGACgagaaacgatattttattgttggcctcaaaatttcttatattattcttcaacaattgttaaatattcgaatgaaaaCTTCTTAGAAAATcccaattgaaaaaaaataattaaaaggaaataattgaaatgcatcaaatttaattgacgagaattattaaaataccttTGCACTTCCGATTCGACTTGCCGAAGTTCGTACTTATCGTCCGCTTCATCAGGAATCCTACATCGtctctcgattcgattcaaaGGTGTATACGAAGTCACAGACTTGGAACGAGCGATATCGGACTGTAAGGATGCGGATGTGGTCGGTGAATTTAAGGAATAACAACGATACGTTTCTTGAGCTGAACCTTGATCACCGGCATGATTCATAAACGAAGCGGCCAGACCATTGTTAATAGACAGTGTGGACATCATATCGTTCATTTCCGCGGAATCACCGCAATTAGGTACGTGGCGTCCATCGTTTTTCGAATTGACTCTCACTCGAATTTCAACCTCGTGTTCTACATCCTCGTTATTTAAGGTCTCTGCATAAATTGCCGGATTGATGAATCGAACTTCGGTACCAGATCTGGAACTAGTAGGAATTGCACCACAGCGAATCATCCCGTTGCTTCGAGAGGTTTTCCCTTGGCCATCATTAGgcatgaaatttttcgaacgatcggAATTTATCATACATACACCGTTTATAGCCTCGGCATTTTTTACGGCGTGTATCTCATTAACAACGTCATCATCTTTCTTCCAATCATACCAGTTGTCAATGTCGCTTTCAAACATCGTCAAGTGACCTTAAATCCTGATCAGGCAATATGCGATGAAGGTTACAACAGACAAAAgtatatcgaaatttaacaACTCGTCACATATCGTTGGCTTCCGGTGGTGTCTTACGATTAATCCTTAGGAGTCCCGATGGAACTCACGTATTGCATATTCGTCCATGTTCCGCGCGCGATGTTGTACTTTTCGTTTATACAAACAATGACGAATCCCCTGTTAACGACTGTATACTTCAACGTGAAATTTACCATAtagattaatacaaaatatgttCGTGGGGTATCGCGATTTCGAGTTTGACGGAGGTGCCACCTTTAATCAAGAGGAACACCTTCCATTAAGCGATTCCTGATGACACTAATTGAGATTCGTTAGTGTCTTGATTGATACCGTAGATTATTCTAGTAATCGACCAACAAGAAAAACAGATCACACTCGATgcttttcgatatattatgtacggatttaattttacatctatatttaatttcatttgctttcaaataaaaataatgataatgaaaatttaagaaagaaaacgtgataaataaaaaaattttttttctcttctctgttatttgttaattttaaatgttttaacttactttcaaaaataattcagaagTTAGAAACAAAGTGCGAAAgctgaattattttttgaaggtAATGATACACAAATATAGTTTATGTTCACTAAAgtctttatttgtttcttaacTTATTATGTATCCTTATATTACTTGTGCTTGATCGACATATcacttaattatcttttttttttttttttttaaattaatcacgaTCTTCAAGAAATTAGCGTTCATTTGAtatgatatttcttaaatttgacTCAGTTACattgttttgttttgtaatCATTTCATACTCTTCCGTAATTTCTTCAggttctattttattaaagtacgTTTCTCGTTCTTGATGTACATAGTATGTGTCGTCAAAATTAAAGTGCAATCCAAGAACGATATTCAATGCAGAAGCGTCATACGCATGACAACCGGAATATCGGTATTGTGGTTTCTTATTAAATCGGCATCCTGCTGATTGAGCTCctgtaataaattcaaattatttacatgttaaaatcaattatttcaatctataagtttttaatatacaaaaattattttttacatatataccaATGGGACAAATACAATCTCTGGTTAGTGCACATTGAATCCATGGCAACATtactttttctctaatttctttgatatttctaattacTAAGTGCGATGCTCTTattaatggaagaaaaaagaaactttctgCAGACAcgtgaaaatattcatacatttttGGGTGTGTTAAAGAACTAATTGCATGCCTTGTAGGCCAAGTTAAAATTCCAGATTttggtaaaaaatattttgaaatatctgaAGAATTTAAACGCACATTTGAATccatatatagtatatttccTAAAGTATTTAAAGCTGTCTGTaacacataaaaaaaagaattaaataatataattttttatttttaattattatgtatttaaatatttataaaaatatagttactTGAATAACTAAAGGTCTATAGACGTGTAATCTATCATCCTCAACATGAGTTGGAAATAAACTTATATCGAAATGAATCACATTACATTTCGTAGAATTACAAACTGTTCTAATACTTTGCAAAGAATCATCATTTAATCCAACGCTATAAATGACAATACTGTTATTTGGCAAAAAATGACTGATATTTCTCACAAAGCCATAAATATGTTGTTCATTTCCAGGCCTAATAAGAGAAACAACAGTCACATTTTGAGATTTAAGACTAAAAGGTGTTGTGCTTGCTTGTCCATCAAGACCAAGCATTGCAAGATACTTGGAATCTGTTACTAAACGTTTTTCTTCaacatcttttaaattttcctgtaaaaattataatgaaaatttaataattattctcttatatattataaataagaaatagaagTTAGAAGTTAAttgttatagaaataattacttGGAAGTTTCGTAATTGCTTGTGTGTTTCTGTAACCAGAGTTTGAATGGAAGGTCGTTGATTGCTGAAAGCAATAAAAACGATGCTGCTCCCTGCTATGCACATAAGCAACAATAGCAGGCCTTTGGTACGCATCTCTCatcatttaatcaaatatatttccaatttttaacaacaatTAGATAAATACATTACATAGGTTATACAATATCCATAACATGATTGATCTTTATAAATAGCTAtgattttaatggaaataaatagttatcatataaatatcagGAAGTATCATTAATAAGTCCATTTCGtagaaacgataataaaaatctttcaacaaattagattaaattacgtttttttttttataacaaaacacTGTCAGTGCTTTAGCAGACGCCGCATTTTTAGGaactttttgatttaatagaaGCTCTATATAATGCCATCACAATTACATAACtgcatttcgaaatattctacaaaatttaaataaaataagttcttgtaaattttttttatagaatataattttattttttatttatttaatttgatcataatttatatttattgaacttatgttatatataatatatattggacAAAATTGATAGATTCTActattataatgttttaaataattagataagattatctaatattgaaatatttctgcaattttcaacaacatttttaaattaatttatttataattaaaatatagatttatttttaataatttttgtttgattttttgtttgattgtaaaatttaataatttttaaaacaattatattttttatccataatatatattattaattcatttcatgttctttattaaatttttatatacaatttatgaaaatacatatatgattaatgcataaattaaaaaatattgatcgtaTAACAAAAACTGATGGCTAGTAACATTTTTGTATGAAACAAATGTGTTACTAAGCTttacagaataaaatataaaaatacaattgttgagtttgatattaattcttattcccTATATAtgagtattaattttttattctttgagatttggattaaaataatgtgaataaattttataccaaTACTATCAGCAcaggataatattaaaagaagaaaggattttggaatttatgtaaaacacaataatattgatatatttattattattaattaattgatatattgttgataatatctaaatattatattttaaaaataatatttatttcaaatattttgaaataattttttttctgaattgataataaatagtgagttatttgtttattttatatgtaaattttttaaattaattaatatatacagaaatatatatatattacaatattgtggaatttaattctcttatattacaattaaatttatcattaaagaaGTAATGGGTTAAAAATGAAGCTGTATAAGCTAATAGTACATCAAAAAACCTTCAGTGaggaagatttaataattaatccaaaAGATCATCCTAATATAAAAACTGGAGATGTTGTTGAAATTTATCATCCAGAAGTTGAATTTAGTCGTTTACTTCTTCAAGTCACATCATTTAAAGAAGATTTACAAGGACGTGAGACAATTAGTGTGGAAAATAATGTAGCTACAATGTTTCAATTAAGAACATTTACAGATGTATATATGAATGTTGTTAATCCAGATGATGTAGCTTTGGATTCTGTTGAGCTTACTTTTAAAGATCAATATTTGGGTCGGAGTGAAATGTGGAGACTAAAAAATAGCTTGGTagaatagattatttatatttgtatatatagttaaatatttactttttatttctactttatataaatttttatcaggtAAATACTTGTGTATATATGAACAAAAAGATTGAATTCTGTGGAGGCAGTATAAGATGTCAAGTATATGAAATGTGGTCTCAAGGTGACAGAGTTGCTTGTggtgttataaataatgatactaaggttcaaatttaaatataattgaaataaaatatatataaaattgttttttaaaaatttgctttTTAGGTTGTGTTTCGTTCTTCAACAAGTAtggtatatctttttattcaaatgagTTCAGAAATGTGGGATTTTGATATTCATggtgatttatattttgaaaaagctGTTAATGGATTTTTAGctgatttatttcaaaaatggaaaaagaatggCAGTAATCATGAAGTAACAATAGTTCTATTTTCAAGAACATTTTATAATGCTAGCAGTCCAGAAGAATTTCCAAATCATATGCGTGAGTGTTTGCAACATGATTATAGGGGAAGATTTTATGAAGATTTCTATAGAGTGGTAGTTCaaaatgaaagatttgaaGATTGGAGTAATGT is a window encoding:
- the LOC100576843 gene encoding inner centromere protein yields the protein MFESDIDNWYDWKKDDDVVNEIHAVKNAEAINGVCMINSDRSKNFMPNDGQGKTSRSNGMIRCGAIPTSSRSGTEVRFINPAIYAETLNNEDVEHEVEIRVRVNSKNDGRHVPNCGDSAEMNDMMSTLSINNGLAASFMNHAGDQGSAQETYRCYSLNSPTTSASLQSDIARSKSVTSYTPLNRIERRCRIPDEADDKYELRQVESEVQRYTFNGHRIVQVSTSSVSSIRISEKKSNESYLAKKITYSEWIRRKQEMARRKKEEEEQAQRQKQIEAEKLAREKEEREFREKENFLKWSEKKKKEEEKKKAVIEKELTLQKQLKEVEDKAAVVKTLYLRQWARKKKEEEKARQKKEEMKRKQLEEERKKRLEESTKAYENWRKMAKNKPKPATQGLLPHQKAKPAYVNPTPWQRIIDDTEDVEEDAFNVGRKTQSQLKISSKRNATSFQ
- the LOC102655841 gene encoding uncharacterized protein LOC102655841, encoding MRTKGLLLLLMCIAGSSIVFIAFSNQRPSIQTLVTETHKQLRNFQENLKDVEEKRLVTDSKYLAMLGLDGQASTTPFSLKSQNVTVVSLIRPGNEQHIYGFVRNISHFLPNNSIVIYSVGLNDDSLQSIRTVCNSTKCNVIHFDISLFPTHVEDDRLHVYRPLVIQTALNTLGNILYMDSNVRLNSSDISKYFLPKSGILTWPTRHAISSLTHPKMYEYFHVSAESFFFLPLIRASHLVIRNIKEIREKVMLPWIQCALTRDCICPIGAQSAGCRFNKKPQYRYSGCHAYDASALNIVLGLHFNFDDTYYVHQERETYFNKIEPEEITEEYEMITKQNNVTESNLRNIISNER